GCCGATCACGTGCACGTCGGCGTCGAGCGCCTGCTGCGCGGCCTCCTCCGGCGTCTGGAAGAGCGGCCCCACGTCGACGTCGAAGCCCAGGTCCGCGAAGGCGGTCGCGATCACCTTCATGCCGCGGTCGTGGCCGTCCTGGCCGAGCTTCACGACCAGCATGCGCGGTCGGCGCCCCTCCTGCTTCGCGAAGGCCTCGACCTCGCGCTGGGCCGCCTCGAACTCGTCGTCGCCCCGGTAGGTCCCGCCGTAGACGCCGGAGACCGAGCGCACCTCGGCGCGGTGCCGCGTGTAGACCTTCTCGAGCGCCTCCGAGATCTCGCCGAGCGTCGCCCGCGCGCGCGCGGCCTCGACCGCGCACTCGAGCAGGTTGCCCTCCCCGGTCTCCGCGAGCCGCCCGAGCTCGGCGAGCGCCTTCTCCACGGCGCCCGCGTCCCGGCCCTCGCGGATGGCCTCGAGACGCCGCACCTGGGCCTCGCGGACCGCGGTGTTGTCGATGTCCCGGACGTCGAGCGGCGTCTCCTCGTCGAGCGCGTACTTGTTCACGCCGACGATCACGTCGGCGCCGCTGTCGACGCGCGCCTGGCGCCGCGCGGCCGCCTCCTCGACGCGGAGCTTCGGCATGCCGGCCGAGATCGCCTTCGTCATGCCGCCCAGTTCCTCGACCTCGTCGATCAGGGCCTCGGCGGCCTGGGTGACGCTCTCGGTCAGGCTCTCCATGAAGTACGAGCCGCCCCAGGGGTCGACGACCGCCGGAATGCCCGACTCCTCCTGGAGGATCAGCTGCGTGTTCCGCGCCACCCGCGCCGCCGCGTCCGTCGGCAGGCTCACGGCCTCGTCGTAGCCGTTCGTGTGGAGCGACTGGGTGCCCCCGAACACCGCCGCCATCGCCTCGATGGTCGTGCGGACCACGTTGTTCATCGGGTCCTGCTCGGTGAGGCTCGCCCCCGACGTCTGGCAGTGCGTCCGCAGCATCAGCGAGCCCGGCTTCTTCGGGGCGAACTCGGCGGTCATGCGCTCGCACCAGATGCGGCGGGCGGCGCGCATCTTCGCGATCTCGAGGTAGAAGTTCATCCCGATACACCAGAAGAACGAGAGGCGCCCGGCGAAGGCGTCGACGTCGAGCCCCTTCGAGCGCGCGGCCCGGACGTACTCCAGGCCGTCGGCGATGGTGAAGGCGAGCTCCTGCACCGTCGTCGCGCCCGCCTCCTGCATGTGATAGCCGGAGATCGAGATCGAGTTGAACTTCGGCATCTGCTTTGCCGTGTACTCGATGATGTCGGCCACGATCCGCATGCTGGGCTCGGGCGGATAGATGTACGTGTTCCGGACCATGAACTCCTTCAGGATGTCGTTCTGGATGGTCCCGGCGAGCTTCTCCCGCGGCACGCCCTGCTCTTCGCCGGCGA
This is a stretch of genomic DNA from Gemmatimonadota bacterium. It encodes these proteins:
- the scpA gene encoding methylmalonyl-CoA mutase — encoded protein: AAGQQGLSVAFDLATHRGYDSDHPRVTGDVGKAGVAIDSVEDMKTLFEGIPLDQVTVSMTMNGAVLPVMACFIVAGEEQGVPREKLAGTIQNDILKEFMVRNTYIYPPEPSMRIVADIIEYTAKQMPKFNSISISGYHMQEAGATTVQELAFTIADGLEYVRAARSKGLDVDAFAGRLSFFWCIGMNFYLEIAKMRAARRIWCERMTAEFAPKKPGSLMLRTHCQTSGASLTEQDPMNNVVRTTIEAMAAVFGGTQSLHTNGYDEAVSLPTDAAARVARNTQLILQEESGIPAVVDPWGGSYFMESLTESVTQAAEALIDEVEELGGMTKAISAGMPKLRVEEAAARRQARVDSGADVIVGVNKYALDEETPLDVRDIDNTAVREAQVRRLEAIREGRDAGAVEKALAELGRLAETGEGNLLECAVEAARARATLGEISEALEKVYTRHRAEVRSVSGVYGGTYRGDDEFEAAQREVEAFAKQEGRRPRMLVVKLGQDGHDRGMKVIATAFADLGFDVDVGPLFQTPEEAAQQALDADVHVIG